The proteins below are encoded in one region of Polynucleobacter sp. AP-Elch-400A-B2:
- a CDS encoding ABC transporter substrate-binding protein, protein MLNKMHLKAVAFALVGALLAPSSFAAEKAPIRVGFLTIKSGALAAGGKQMEEAISLFMKERNNTIAGRKIELFVADTSGQPAITKTKMQELVEKDKAQVIIGPLAAFEALAVDDYIKKVGIPVISPSAGAEDLTQRKPNPWFVRGVGTSAQPSHALGEYAAKDLKYKRIAIIADDFAFGHEIAAGFQRTFEENGGKVVQKLWSPLNVADYGTYIGQIKPNVDAVFAAFAGGNGVKFVKQYSEYGLKGKIPLLGAMTTVDEGILPFMGDDALGVISTGWYSANLNNAANAKFVKDFNAAYKKDPGYYSMGAYGAALMLEQALKDVKGNIEDKNAFMAALRAVQLPNDPRGKVTLDALGNPIMDIYIRKVEKKDGKLSNVVIKTYPSVSQFWTYKTKDFLSNPVYSRDYPLATNLEN, encoded by the coding sequence ATGTTGAATAAGATGCATTTAAAGGCTGTAGCTTTTGCCCTAGTAGGCGCGTTATTGGCGCCAAGCTCTTTTGCCGCTGAAAAGGCGCCAATTAGGGTCGGATTTCTAACCATCAAATCTGGCGCCCTTGCTGCTGGTGGAAAGCAGATGGAAGAAGCGATTAGTTTGTTCATGAAAGAGCGTAACAATACGATCGCAGGTAGAAAGATTGAGCTTTTTGTTGCCGATACCTCTGGTCAGCCAGCAATTACTAAAACCAAAATGCAAGAGCTTGTTGAAAAAGATAAAGCTCAAGTGATCATTGGACCATTGGCAGCATTTGAGGCGTTGGCTGTGGATGACTACATTAAGAAGGTAGGGATTCCAGTGATATCCCCTTCTGCTGGAGCTGAAGATCTAACACAGCGCAAGCCAAATCCCTGGTTTGTCAGGGGCGTTGGAACATCTGCCCAACCAAGTCATGCCCTCGGTGAGTATGCCGCCAAAGATTTGAAGTACAAGCGTATTGCCATCATTGCCGATGACTTTGCTTTTGGTCATGAGATTGCCGCTGGATTTCAGAGAACCTTTGAAGAAAATGGCGGCAAGGTAGTGCAAAAGCTATGGTCTCCATTAAACGTGGCTGACTACGGCACCTATATTGGTCAAATTAAGCCAAACGTGGATGCGGTATTTGCGGCCTTTGCTGGCGGTAACGGTGTGAAGTTTGTAAAGCAATATAGCGAGTACGGTTTAAAGGGAAAAATTCCTCTCTTAGGTGCAATGACTACTGTTGACGAAGGCATCTTGCCTTTTATGGGTGATGATGCTCTGGGCGTAATTTCTACGGGCTGGTACTCTGCGAACCTCAACAATGCAGCGAATGCAAAGTTTGTTAAGGATTTTAATGCAGCGTATAAAAAAGATCCTGGCTACTATTCTATGGGTGCATATGGCGCAGCTTTGATGCTTGAACAAGCGCTTAAGGATGTCAAAGGCAATATTGAGGATAAGAATGCCTTCATGGCTGCATTGCGTGCAGTTCAATTACCAAATGATCCTAGGGGCAAGGTTACCTTGGATGCCTTAGGCAATCCGATTATGGATATCTACATTCGCAAGGTTGAGAAAAAAGACGGTAAGCTCAGCAACGTTGTGATTAAGACTTATCCATCGGTTAGTCAGTTCTGGACATACAAAACTAAAGACTTCCTCTCAAACCCTGTCTATTCAAGAGATTACCCACTAGCGACGAATTTAGAAAACTGA
- a CDS encoding branched-chain amino acid ABC transporter permease produces MSFWLIQSLNSLALGGVLFTLAAGFSLIFGLMRIANLSHGAYFMLGAYVGLSVIEAGHSFYLAILAAGLAIGLLGCIVEWLILRRLAGNSLSQVLATLGVAFVIADCSLWFWGGDPRPVAAPSFLSGGVQIFGQTFPLYRIALVIFSIFIALGLWLLLEKTKLGVMIRASVDDRQMAQGIGVPATKLFSIVFCLGAALAGVGGIAAAPILSVYPGLDADMLPIALVVVILGGLGSLMGAFIGSFLIGFIYSFGQALFPDLAYIILFLPMLIILAVRPRGLFGRITA; encoded by the coding sequence ATGTCTTTTTGGTTAATTCAGAGTCTTAATAGCCTTGCTCTAGGGGGAGTCCTTTTCACCCTAGCAGCAGGCTTTTCATTAATTTTCGGATTAATGCGTATCGCCAATCTCTCGCATGGTGCTTATTTCATGTTGGGCGCTTATGTTGGCTTAAGCGTAATCGAGGCGGGGCACTCTTTCTATTTGGCCATTTTGGCCGCAGGGCTAGCGATTGGTCTTTTGGGTTGTATTGTTGAGTGGTTAATTTTGCGTCGCCTTGCTGGTAATAGCTTGTCTCAAGTGTTAGCAACTTTAGGGGTTGCTTTCGTGATTGCCGACTGCAGTCTTTGGTTTTGGGGTGGAGATCCTCGACCTGTTGCCGCTCCTAGTTTTCTGAGTGGCGGTGTTCAGATCTTCGGACAAACCTTTCCTCTTTACAGAATTGCTTTAGTAATTTTTAGTATCTTTATTGCGCTTGGATTATGGCTTTTATTAGAAAAAACCAAACTCGGCGTCATGATTCGTGCCAGTGTTGATGATCGTCAAATGGCACAAGGTATTGGTGTGCCGGCTACTAAATTATTTTCAATTGTTTTTTGTTTGGGTGCTGCATTAGCGGGGGTAGGTGGTATTGCTGCAGCCCCGATTCTTTCAGTCTACCCAGGTTTGGATGCCGATATGCTGCCGATTGCGTTGGTAGTCGTAATCCTTGGGGGTCTCGGTAGCTTAATGGGCGCATTCATTGGTAGCTTCCTCATTGGATTTATCTACAGTTTTGGCCAAGCGCTTTTTCCAGATTTGGCTTACATCATCTTGTTTTTACCAATGCTCATCATTCTGGCTGTTAGACCACGTGGCTTGTTCGGAAGGATAACTGCTTGA
- a CDS encoding branched-chain amino acid ABC transporter permease yields MNRIFYIAILAVLLALPLILGGTYYTNLASQILIAGIFAMSLNLLVGYAGLTSLGHAGYLGLAAYISSWLTVKLGWDHASTAAIAIIGTTVIAAIFGLIALRATGISFLMITLAFGQILWGLAYRWASVTGGDNGISGITRPHFFGLDLGEASYFYYFTLLIFLLVWIAIAILVRSPFGATIRGTKDQPRRMSALGFNVWLIRWITFTACGFFGSIGGIMYVYYHQFISPHSLSLANSAEMLLMVIAGGAGTLAGPVIGAALVMLLKNVASQYIDHWVTLLGLVFIFIVMFIPGGIVAGFMRIKNAINTPK; encoded by the coding sequence TTGAACCGCATTTTTTACATTGCCATTCTTGCGGTATTACTTGCCCTCCCTTTGATTCTAGGGGGTACTTACTACACTAACTTAGCAAGCCAAATTCTCATTGCTGGAATTTTTGCAATGAGCCTGAATTTACTTGTGGGATATGCCGGTTTAACTTCTTTAGGTCATGCAGGATACCTTGGCCTGGCTGCCTATATCAGCAGCTGGCTGACAGTAAAGTTGGGGTGGGATCATGCAAGTACTGCGGCGATTGCAATCATTGGTACTACCGTGATCGCAGCCATCTTTGGTTTGATTGCTTTACGTGCAACAGGTATTAGCTTTTTAATGATTACTTTAGCGTTTGGTCAAATTCTGTGGGGCTTAGCTTATCGCTGGGCTAGCGTTACCGGTGGTGATAATGGAATATCTGGCATTACAAGACCTCACTTTTTTGGTTTAGATTTGGGAGAGGCCAGTTATTTTTATTACTTTACTCTGCTCATATTTTTGTTGGTTTGGATTGCGATTGCAATTTTAGTGCGATCTCCTTTTGGAGCCACTATACGAGGAACTAAAGATCAACCTCGTCGCATGAGTGCACTTGGTTTTAATGTCTGGTTAATTCGCTGGATTACCTTTACCGCCTGCGGCTTCTTTGGATCCATTGGCGGCATCATGTATGTTTACTATCACCAATTTATCAGCCCGCATAGTCTGTCATTAGCCAATTCTGCTGAAATGTTACTAATGGTAATCGCTGGTGGGGCTGGCACTTTAGCTGGGCCAGTCATTGGTGCTGCCTTGGTGATGCTACTCAAGAATGTGGCAAGTCAATATATTGACCATTGGGTCACTCTCCTCGGCTTAGTATTTATTTTCATTGTGATGTTTATTCCAGGTGGGATTGTTGCTGGATTCATGCGCATTAAAAACGCAATTAATACGCCCAAGTAA
- a CDS encoding ABC transporter ATP-binding protein: MSPILEVSNLSKSFGGLKVTKGVNLTVNPGERHLLIGPNGAGKTTLFNLIAGDLASDSGSIKLNGKNITKLTTAKRAQLDLARTYQILTLFGKDNLISNVKLALLGKMPLRWKCWGAFSTERALDKKALDILKKVGLVSKAYLPLEQTSYGEKRRLEIAMALAQNPTILLLDEPLAGLSTEERETITALLQGINRSITILMIEHDMAVALAFADRVTLLHYGEVITSGTRQEVVNDPRTKEIYLGH; the protein is encoded by the coding sequence ATGAGTCCTATTCTTGAAGTTTCTAATTTAAGTAAGTCTTTTGGTGGCCTCAAGGTCACCAAAGGAGTTAACCTCACTGTGAACCCAGGAGAGCGGCATCTATTAATTGGGCCAAATGGCGCAGGCAAAACAACATTATTTAATTTAATCGCAGGAGATTTGGCTTCCGATTCAGGCTCCATTAAATTAAATGGAAAAAATATTACTAAGCTCACGACTGCCAAGCGTGCGCAACTCGATCTGGCTAGGACTTATCAAATCCTGACACTCTTTGGTAAGGATAATTTAATCTCGAATGTGAAATTAGCATTGTTAGGAAAAATGCCGCTACGTTGGAAGTGTTGGGGTGCATTCTCGACGGAACGTGCTTTAGACAAAAAAGCACTAGATATTTTAAAAAAGGTGGGGCTGGTCTCCAAAGCTTATTTACCTTTAGAGCAAACATCGTACGGTGAGAAGCGTCGACTTGAGATTGCTATGGCTCTAGCTCAAAACCCAACTATTTTATTGCTTGATGAGCCTTTAGCAGGCCTGTCTACCGAAGAGCGTGAAACGATTACCGCATTACTTCAGGGGATCAATCGTAGCATCACCATACTGATGATTGAGCACGATATGGCAGTTGCCTTGGCCTTTGCAGATCGAGTGACGCTATTGCACTACGGTGAAGTGATTACAAGTGGCACGCGTCAAGAAGTGGTGAATGATCCACGTACCAAGGAGATATATCTTGGCCACTGA
- a CDS encoding ABC transporter ATP-binding protein, whose product MIHVPRRYILATDAILRVEGLNAFYGDSHILYDVSFDLKRDTVLALLGRNGAGKTTCISSIIGFLADRNGLIELDGMPLQKLSPEKICKAGIGIVPQGRRIFPSLSVKENLEVAYQAPRSGSSRKWILEDVFQFFPRLQERQNQVAGSLSGGEQQMLAIGRALMTNPKVLLLDEPSEGLAPQIVKEVGNIIAMLKPFISIVLVEQNLGLALSVADDIVLLNGGKVVFSGTKALFSEKQNELQSHLSVE is encoded by the coding sequence ATGATCCACGTACCAAGGAGATATATCTTGGCCACTGATGCTATTTTGAGGGTTGAGGGCTTAAATGCCTTTTATGGAGATAGCCATATTCTTTATGACGTTTCCTTCGACTTAAAAAGAGATACTGTACTTGCACTCCTCGGTAGAAACGGCGCTGGAAAAACAACCTGCATTAGTTCTATTATTGGCTTTTTGGCTGATCGTAATGGCTTAATTGAGCTTGATGGGATGCCATTGCAAAAACTCTCCCCTGAAAAGATTTGTAAAGCAGGTATTGGCATTGTTCCGCAAGGGCGACGTATTTTCCCAAGCTTATCAGTAAAAGAAAATCTTGAAGTGGCCTACCAAGCGCCTCGCTCCGGAAGCTCTCGAAAATGGATTCTTGAGGATGTATTTCAGTTTTTCCCGCGCCTTCAAGAGCGTCAAAATCAGGTTGCAGGAAGCTTATCAGGGGGTGAGCAGCAGATGCTCGCGATTGGTAGAGCCTTGATGACTAATCCAAAAGTATTGCTATTAGATGAGCCATCTGAAGGTTTAGCCCCGCAAATCGTAAAAGAGGTTGGCAATATTATTGCGATGCTTAAGCCATTTATTTCGATTGTGTTGGTTGAGCAAAACCTCGGTCTTGCTTTAAGTGTTGCAGATGATATTGTTTTGCTCAATGGGGGCAAGGTAGTGTTTTCTGGGACTAAGGCACTTTTTAGTGAAAAGCAAAATGAACTGCAAAGTCATTTAAGTGTGGAATAG
- a CDS encoding alpha/beta fold hydrolase, with translation MKEHLKTTKIGEYDIQYLDIGEGIPVVLIHGLAGDYSAWTSQIQILKDHYRVIAFDNRGAGKSTQVDEPISTQDLAKDTLGLMDYLGVQSAHIVGRSMGGAVAQHMALMSPKRVKSLVLCASFAILDPLGRRVLFNMREALEWRMNWADHARHSVQNFVSADFFNHKQEQVKKIESLIGGETRLPACYIRQNEACQNHDTSSQLALIKQPTLIMAGASDPICSLTATHILSSGIKDSQTILFENASHFFLMEQADKFNHSLLDWLNSH, from the coding sequence ATGAAAGAACACCTAAAAACTACTAAGATCGGCGAATACGATATTCAGTACTTAGACATTGGTGAAGGTATTCCTGTTGTCTTAATTCACGGCTTGGCCGGCGATTACAGTGCATGGACTAGTCAGATTCAAATCTTGAAAGATCATTACAGGGTTATTGCTTTCGATAACCGTGGTGCTGGTAAAAGCACGCAAGTGGATGAGCCCATTAGTACCCAAGATTTAGCAAAAGATACTCTAGGTCTGATGGATTATCTTGGCGTACAGTCGGCTCACATCGTCGGACGTTCGATGGGCGGTGCGGTGGCCCAGCATATGGCACTAATGTCACCTAAACGTGTCAAATCCTTGGTCTTGTGCGCATCTTTCGCTATCTTGGATCCTTTAGGGCGTCGCGTTCTATTCAATATGCGGGAAGCGCTTGAATGGCGCATGAATTGGGCGGACCATGCCCGTCACTCAGTACAAAACTTTGTATCGGCGGATTTCTTTAATCACAAGCAAGAACAAGTGAAAAAGATTGAATCCTTAATTGGTGGTGAAACAAGATTGCCAGCATGCTACATTCGCCAGAACGAAGCATGTCAAAACCATGATACAAGCTCGCAATTAGCTCTAATCAAGCAGCCAACTTTAATCATGGCAGGAGCAAGTGATCCTATTTGTTCATTAACTGCAACTCATATTCTGAGTAGTGGTATCAAAGATTCGCAAACGATCTTATTTGAAAATGCGAGCCATTTTTTCTTGATGGAGCAAGCAGATAAATTTAATCACAGTCTTTTAGACTGGCTTAACTCGCATTAA
- the senB gene encoding selenoneine biosynthesis selenosugar synthase SenB codes for MVTPAPPGSLHGNRITALRWQNFLERLGYEVVVTESWSGEDASMLIALHAYRSHSSIMAFHEQHPNRPIILVLTGTDLYRDMADHIEVLRSMEVADQLIVLQSSALDSIPEHLRDKVRVIYQSVRVDIPDEVPSADFQVAVIGHLREEKDPFCIARSFPFIPFNSKISVLHLGMAMNEQMELTAKGYNETLENYQWIGEVSHADALKALAQSRLMVISSRMEGGAHVVSEAIALGVPVIASDIPGNRGLLGDDYLGYYPVGNETTLANLLSRAETMPDFYSALKKQIDIRKDLVSPEREMQSIQELMISLLKN; via the coding sequence ATCGTCACGCCGGCACCACCAGGTAGTCTGCACGGAAACCGGATCACAGCCTTGCGCTGGCAGAATTTCTTGGAGAGGCTCGGCTATGAAGTTGTGGTGACTGAATCCTGGTCAGGTGAAGATGCCTCTATGCTGATAGCGTTACATGCCTATCGAAGCCATTCATCCATCATGGCGTTTCATGAGCAGCATCCTAATCGGCCTATTATCTTGGTTTTGACGGGCACTGACTTGTATCGAGATATGGCAGACCATATTGAGGTGCTGCGCTCAATGGAAGTGGCGGATCAGTTGATTGTTTTACAGTCCTCAGCCTTGGATTCAATTCCAGAGCATCTGCGAGATAAAGTCCGAGTGATTTATCAATCAGTTCGGGTTGATATTCCCGATGAAGTTCCGAGTGCGGACTTCCAGGTAGCCGTGATTGGTCACCTGCGAGAGGAGAAGGATCCTTTTTGTATTGCCCGGAGCTTTCCTTTCATACCGTTCAATTCTAAGATCAGTGTCCTGCATTTAGGGATGGCTATGAATGAGCAAATGGAGCTTACTGCTAAGGGGTATAACGAAACTCTAGAGAATTACCAATGGATTGGTGAAGTAAGTCATGCTGATGCATTAAAGGCACTTGCTCAGAGTCGCCTGATGGTGATCTCTAGTCGGATGGAGGGTGGTGCTCATGTGGTTTCAGAGGCAATAGCGCTGGGTGTTCCAGTGATTGCCTCGGATATTCCGGGTAATCGAGGCCTGCTGGGGGATGACTATCTAGGCTACTATCCAGTCGGTAATGAGACCACACTTGCAAACTTGCTGTCTCGTGCTGAAACCATGCCTGATTTTTACTCTGCACTAAAAAAACAGATTGATATTCGTAAAGATCTCGTCAGCCCTGAGCGAGAGATGCAGTCCATTCAAGAGCTGATGATTTCGCTACTTAAGAATTAA
- the egtD gene encoding L-histidine N(alpha)-methyltransferase: MKHTLAQELLQSLTADKPSISPKFFYDEVGSHLFDVITLLEEYYPTRTEKWIMDTYRREIANTVAHCDVLVDLGAGNCAKGSQLFNSIQPKQYRALDISKEYLEAAVADLQKQFPQIEMSAHAIDLSLPLAFPELQSLRKVFFYPGSSIGNFDPEKADQFFSNLAHECYGNGGLLIGVDLVKDTETLHLAYNDSLGVTAAFNLNALLNVNRLVGSNFELQDWEHHAFYNVSQSHIEMHLRARSDVQVTLPGNGRPDHIISFKAGDLIHTENSYKYTQENFVEKLSHAGFTEIQCWTDPNKHFLVCFANV, translated from the coding sequence ATGAAACACACACTGGCTCAAGAATTACTTCAAAGTCTTACTGCTGATAAGCCGTCAATATCGCCAAAGTTTTTTTATGATGAGGTCGGCTCACATCTGTTTGATGTCATTACGCTTCTCGAGGAATACTATCCAACTCGAACAGAGAAATGGATTATGGATACCTATCGGCGTGAGATTGCAAATACAGTAGCGCATTGTGACGTTCTAGTGGATCTAGGGGCAGGCAATTGCGCTAAAGGTAGCCAACTTTTTAATAGTATTCAGCCAAAGCAATATCGAGCACTCGATATTTCAAAAGAATATTTAGAGGCCGCTGTTGCTGACCTACAAAAGCAGTTTCCTCAAATTGAGATGTCAGCTCATGCTATCGACCTTAGCTTGCCGCTAGCCTTTCCTGAACTTCAATCACTTCGGAAAGTATTTTTCTACCCAGGCTCCTCAATCGGTAACTTTGATCCCGAAAAAGCGGATCAGTTTTTTAGCAATCTTGCTCATGAGTGCTACGGGAATGGCGGACTCCTAATAGGCGTCGATCTAGTCAAAGATACTGAAACCTTGCACCTCGCTTACAACGATTCCTTGGGAGTCACTGCTGCATTTAATTTGAATGCCCTGCTCAACGTCAATCGACTCGTTGGCAGCAACTTTGAACTTCAGGATTGGGAGCACCACGCTTTTTATAACGTCTCCCAGTCCCATATTGAGATGCATCTGCGAGCACGCTCTGATGTTCAGGTGACTCTACCCGGCAATGGACGCCCAGATCACATTATCTCTTTTAAGGCAGGAGATTTAATTCATACTGAGAATAGCTACAAATACACTCAGGAAAACTTTGTAGAAAAACTTAGTCATGCCGGGTTCACTGAGATCCAATGCTGGACCGATCCAAATAAGCACTTCTTAGTTTGCTTTGCAAACGTCTAA
- the phnE gene encoding phosphonate ABC transporter, permease protein PhnE, with protein sequence MIAPINTQPARQFCLKCLLMLLILFGLTIASLVYLSLNPADLFTLEALRNMAQFIGRFFPPDLSADFLEKIWQGILQTLAISALATLIAATLSLGLSLPVSGRFGPTAKGLTRFICNFLRSVPELVWAALMVLAVGLGPFAGTLALTLHTTGVLGRLFGESLENHPTGPSNALMLSGSGRVTSFLYGTLPGIAPQLLSYSLYRWEMNIRMATILGFVGAGGLGQMLYYELSLLREAQASTVIIAMLLLVVFVDMVSNKLRRIQMHNQG encoded by the coding sequence ATGATTGCTCCAATCAATACTCAGCCAGCTCGTCAATTTTGTCTTAAGTGCCTCTTAATGCTCTTGATTCTCTTTGGATTAACGATTGCTAGCCTTGTTTATCTTTCGCTCAACCCAGCCGACCTCTTCACACTTGAAGCATTACGTAATATGGCGCAGTTTATTGGGCGATTTTTTCCACCTGATCTCAGCGCTGATTTCTTAGAAAAAATTTGGCAAGGTATTTTACAAACGCTCGCAATTTCTGCTCTAGCAACTCTCATCGCAGCCACCTTGAGTCTCGGACTTTCACTTCCGGTGTCAGGCAGATTTGGTCCAACTGCAAAAGGACTCACACGCTTTATTTGTAACTTCTTACGATCCGTCCCCGAATTAGTTTGGGCAGCCCTTATGGTGCTGGCTGTTGGCCTTGGGCCATTTGCAGGAACTTTAGCTTTAACGCTCCATACCACCGGGGTTTTAGGAAGACTGTTTGGCGAAAGCTTAGAAAATCATCCCACGGGACCTAGTAACGCGCTAATGCTCAGCGGTTCTGGGAGAGTCACTAGCTTCTTATATGGCACGCTCCCCGGAATCGCACCTCAATTACTGTCATATAGCCTGTATCGCTGGGAAATGAATATCCGCATGGCAACGATATTGGGCTTTGTAGGTGCAGGCGGACTAGGACAGATGCTGTATTACGAACTCTCCTTACTTCGAGAGGCACAAGCATCCACCGTCATCATTGCAATGCTTCTCTTAGTTGTCTTCGTGGATATGGTTAGTAACAAACTACGTCGAATTCAGATGCACAACCAGGGCTAA
- a CDS encoding ABC transporter permease produces the protein MQTSIISRDPATPYRFMGLLLAITILWPMLQLAQFEPKLLVDPKNIQVMGDFLVQFFPPNIEATFLSLVIKATIETLAMATAGIALAMVTAVPLGLIISYSLSISRIGPTSDHQFAQAIRFLARSLMLVLRGIPEIVWALLLVRVFGLGAIAGVLAIAITYGGMLAKVYSEILESGNTLPARALILSGSSRTEAFLYGLLPGSAQELASYTVYRWECAVRASVVMGFVGAGGLGQLMDQSMKMLNGGEVSTILVVFLGLVLLADYISLIIRKQLA, from the coding sequence ATGCAAACATCTATTATTTCTAGAGATCCCGCAACACCCTATCGCTTCATGGGCTTGCTACTTGCCATCACCATCCTTTGGCCCATGCTGCAACTCGCTCAATTTGAGCCCAAGCTTTTAGTCGACCCAAAGAATATTCAAGTCATGGGTGACTTTTTAGTACAGTTTTTTCCACCCAATATTGAAGCAACTTTTTTATCCCTAGTCATCAAAGCTACTATAGAGACTTTAGCTATGGCTACCGCCGGGATTGCTTTAGCGATGGTGACAGCAGTACCGCTTGGCCTCATCATTTCTTATAGCCTCTCGATTTCACGAATTGGCCCTACATCCGATCATCAGTTTGCCCAAGCTATTCGGTTTCTGGCACGTTCCCTCATGCTAGTACTGCGCGGCATTCCAGAAATTGTGTGGGCGCTCTTATTGGTAAGGGTATTTGGCCTGGGTGCTATTGCAGGGGTTTTAGCTATCGCAATTACCTATGGCGGCATGCTTGCCAAAGTCTATTCAGAAATTTTGGAGTCTGGTAACACCTTACCTGCTCGCGCCCTCATCTTATCTGGCAGTAGTCGTACAGAGGCATTTTTGTATGGCTTACTGCCAGGCTCAGCGCAAGAGCTTGCCTCTTATACAGTCTATCGCTGGGAGTGTGCCGTGCGAGCCTCTGTGGTGATGGGCTTTGTCGGTGCAGGCGGATTAGGTCAACTAATGGATCAGTCCATGAAAATGCTCAATGGCGGGGAAGTCTCAACCATTCTGGTAGTTTTTTTGGGTCTCGTATTACTGGCTGACTACATCAGCTTAATCATTCGAAAGCAATTGGCATGA
- a CDS encoding phosphonate ABC transporter ATP-binding protein, which translates to MGFSLQQLSFEHSNGTPALSQVSLMAQAGECIAVIGPSGSGKTTFLNILATALKPSLGTAEVLGENPWKLSKSSLKRLRSKIGLVHQAPPIPLRQRVITAILAGRLGQWPLWKSILSLVYPVDIAGPQSCLERLDLTDKLFDRCDCLSGGQLQRVGVARVMYQAPQLILADEPVSAMDPVLSDLTISVLIEEAKKRTATLVASLHAVDIALRWFPRIIGIRDGQIIFDLPSSEVSEQILRELYASELGGLPIQASSTAS; encoded by the coding sequence GTGGGATTTTCCTTACAGCAGCTGAGCTTTGAGCACAGCAACGGAACGCCAGCACTCAGTCAAGTTTCATTAATGGCTCAGGCTGGCGAGTGCATCGCCGTGATTGGCCCATCAGGCTCTGGCAAGACCACATTCTTAAATATCTTAGCTACTGCTCTAAAGCCCTCGCTCGGAACCGCTGAGGTACTTGGAGAGAATCCCTGGAAACTCTCTAAGTCATCACTCAAGCGCTTACGCTCAAAAATTGGCTTAGTACATCAAGCGCCCCCAATTCCACTACGACAAAGAGTGATCACTGCCATTCTCGCTGGGCGACTGGGACAGTGGCCGCTCTGGAAATCCATTCTGTCATTGGTTTACCCGGTAGACATTGCGGGTCCGCAGTCGTGTTTGGAACGCCTAGACTTGACTGATAAGCTATTTGATCGTTGCGACTGCCTCTCTGGTGGTCAGTTGCAGCGGGTCGGGGTTGCTAGAGTGATGTATCAAGCACCGCAGCTCATCTTGGCCGATGAACCAGTATCTGCCATGGATCCGGTTCTATCAGACCTGACGATTAGCGTACTGATTGAAGAAGCAAAAAAACGCACTGCCACTCTTGTCGCTAGTCTTCATGCAGTCGACATTGCCCTGCGGTGGTTCCCACGCATTATTGGGATTCGGGATGGTCAAATCATTTTTGATCTACCCTCAAGTGAGGTCAGCGAACAAATCTTAAGAGAGCTGTATGCATCAGAGCTTGGAGGACTTCCAATTCAAGCCAGTAGCACCGCCTCATAA
- a CDS encoding putative selenate ABC transporter substrate-binding protein: MNALKHLIGALLAFGIAASASTPALAQEVLRISAIPDESPTELQRKFKPLGEYLSKETGMKVEFTPVTDYAAVVEALATKKIDMAWLGGFTYVQTKIRTNGTANPIIQRVEDEKFTSVFIVPADSSLKTLGELKGKTIAFGSPSSTSGHLMPRYFLMQAGINPDKDFKNIAFSGAHDATVAFVASGKADVGALNASVWVKLNETKNPNALKSKVLSTTPPYFDYNWTVRGDLDSVTVKKITDAFLKLDTNNPNHKEIMDLQRASKYVTTKSSNYDDIEKAARSAGLIK; this comes from the coding sequence ATGAATGCACTGAAGCACCTCATTGGAGCGTTGCTTGCTTTTGGTATTGCCGCTAGCGCAAGCACTCCTGCCCTAGCGCAAGAGGTACTGCGTATATCCGCAATTCCAGATGAATCACCAACAGAATTGCAGCGCAAATTCAAGCCCTTGGGCGAGTATCTTTCAAAAGAAACTGGCATGAAAGTGGAGTTCACGCCGGTCACCGACTACGCTGCAGTAGTGGAGGCCTTGGCAACCAAGAAGATTGACATGGCTTGGTTAGGTGGCTTTACTTATGTACAGACCAAAATTAGAACCAATGGCACAGCCAACCCAATTATTCAACGAGTGGAAGATGAGAAATTCACAAGTGTTTTCATTGTTCCAGCTGATAGTTCATTAAAAACATTAGGCGAACTCAAGGGTAAGACTATTGCATTTGGCTCACCGTCCTCAACATCCGGACATCTCATGCCGCGCTATTTCCTAATGCAAGCTGGTATCAATCCAGATAAAGATTTTAAAAACATTGCTTTTTCTGGGGCACATGATGCGACAGTCGCTTTTGTGGCCAGTGGCAAGGCAGATGTTGGCGCACTCAATGCCTCAGTTTGGGTAAAGCTGAATGAAACAAAAAATCCGAATGCACTAAAGTCAAAAGTACTCTCTACAACACCACCTTACTTTGATTACAACTGGACTGTTCGCGGAGATCTCGACTCAGTAACGGTAAAGAAAATTACTGACGCGTTTTTAAAGTTAGATACTAACAATCCGAACCATAAAGAAATCATGGATCTTCAGCGCGCAAGTAAATATGTCACCACGAAATCGTCAAACTATGACGATATCGAAAAAGCAGCTCGCTCTGCTGGGTTGATTAAGTAG